The following proteins are co-located in the Pan troglodytes isolate AG18354 chromosome 5, NHGRI_mPanTro3-v2.0_pri, whole genome shotgun sequence genome:
- the LOC112209476 gene encoding zinc finger CCCH domain-containing protein 11C-like, whose translation MPNQGEDCYFFFYSTCTKGDSCPFRHCEAALGNETVCTLWREGRCFRRVCRFRHMEIDKKRSEIPCYWENQPTGCQKLNCAFHHNRGRYVDGLFLPPSTTVPESPEEEVKASQLSVQQNKLSVQSNPSPQLRSVMKVESSENVPSPKHPPVVINAADDDEDDDDQFPDETKTPTLQPTPEVHNGLRVTSVRKPAVNIKQGECLHFGIKTLEEIKSEKMKEKSKKQGEGSSGVSSLLLHPEPVPGPEKENVRTVVKTVTLSTKQGEEPLVRLGLTERLGKRKFSAGADSDPPLKRSLAQRLGKKVEAPETNTDETPKTAQVSKSLKERLGMSADPNNEDATDKVNKVGEIHVKTLEEMLLERASQKHGESQTKLKTEGPSKTDDSTSGARSSSTLRIKTFSEVLAEEEHRQLEAERQKSKKDTTCMKLKADSEIKKTVVLPPIVASKGQSEEPAGKRKSMQEVHMKTLEEIKLEKALRVQQSSESSTSSPSQHEATPGARLLLRVTQRTWRKEEKILQEGNEVDFQSRIRMEATEASVETTGVDISKIQVKRCATMREMRMRKQQEREKSVWTPLRGDVASCNTRVAEKPVLTAVPGITWHLTKQLPTKSSQKVEVETSGIADSLLNVKWAAQTLEKRGEAKPKVNVKQSVVKVVSSPKLAPKRKAVEMHLAVTAAVKPLSSSSVLQEPPAKKAAVDAVVLLVSEDKSVTVPEAENPRDSLFFFFFFFVFFLSFFFLIYCKF comes from the coding sequence ATGCCTAATCAAGGAGAagactgctatttttttttctattctacatGTACCAAAGGTGACAGCTGCCCATTCCGTCACTGTGAAGCTGCACTAGGAAATGAAACTGTTTGCACATTATGGCGAGAAGGGCGCTGTTTTCGACGGGTGTGCAGGTTTCGGCACATGGAGATTGATAAAAAACGCAGTGAAATTCCTTGTTATTGGGAAAATCAGCCAACAGGATGTCAAAAATTAAACTGCGCTTTCCATCACAATAGAGGACGATATGTTGATGGCCTTTTCCTACCTCCGAGCACAACTGTGCCTGAGTCACCAGAAGAGGAAGTGAAGGCTAGCCAACTTTCAGTTCAGCAGAACAAATTGTCTGTCCAGTCCAATCCTTCCCCTCAGCTGCGGAGCGTTATGAAAGTAGAAAGTTCCGAAAATGTTCCTAGCCCCAAGCATCCACCAGTTGTAATTAATGCTgcagatgatgatgaagatgatgatgatcagTTTCCTGATGAAACCAAAACACCTACCCTGCAACCAACTCCTGAAGTTCACAATGGATTACGAGTGACTTCTGTCCGGAAACCTGCAGTCAATATAAAGCAAGGTGAATGTTTGCATTTTGGAATAAAAACTCTTGAGGAAATTAAGtcagagaaaatgaaggaaaaatctaAGAAGCAAGGTGAGGGTTCTTCAGgagtttccagtcttttgctcCACCCTGAGCCTGTTCCAggtcctgaaaaagaaaatgtcaggacTGTGGTGAAGACAGTAACTCTCTCCACCAAACAAGGAGAAGAACCCTTGGTTAGATTGGGTCTTACTGAGAGACTGGGGAAACGAAAATTTTCGGCAGGCGCTGACAGTGATCCTCCATTAAAGCGTAGCCTGGCACAGAGGCTAGGGAAGAAAGTTGAAGCTCCGGAAACTAACACTGACGAAACACCAAAGACAGCTCAAGTTTCCAAGTCTCTTAAGGAGCGATTAGGCATGTCAGCTGATCCAAATAATGAGGACGCAACAGATAAAGTTAATAAAGTTGGTGAGATCCATGTGAAGACATTAGAAGAAATGCTTCTTGAAAGAGCCAGTCAGAAACATGGGGAATCGCAAACTAAACTCAAGACAGAAGGACCTTCAAAAACTGATGATTCTACTTCAGGAGCAAGAAGCTCCTCCACTCTCCGTATCAAAACCTTCTCTGAGGTCCTGGCTGAAGAAGAACATAGGCAGctggaagcagagagacaaaaaagcaaaaaggatacAACTTGCATGAAGCTAAAGGCTgatagtgaaattaaaaaaacagtagtTTTGCCACCCATTGTTGCCAGCAAAGGACAATCAGAGGAGCCTGCGGGTAAAAGAAAGTCCATGCAGGAGGTGCACATGAAGACGCTGGAAGAAATTAAACTGGAGAAGGCACTGAGGGTGCAGCAGAGCTCTGAGAGCAGCACCAGCTCCCCGTCTCAACATGAGGCCACTCCGGGGGCAAGGTTGCTGCTGCGAGTCACCCAAAGAAcatggaggaaagaagagaagatacTTCAGGAAGGAAATGAAGTTGATTTTCAGAGCCGTATTAGAATGGAAGCTACAGAGGCTTCAGTTGAGACCACAGGAGTTGACATCAGTAAAATTCAAGTCAAGAGATGTGCGACCATGAGAGAGATGCGCATGCGGAAACAGCAGGAGAGGGAAAAATCAGTCTGGACACCTCTTCGGGGAGATGTAGCCTCTTGCAATACCCGAGTGGCAGAGAAACCAGTGCTCACTGCTGTGCCAGGAATCACATGGCACCTGACCAAGCAGCTTCCCACAAAGTcatcccagaaggtggaggtagaAACCTCAGGGATTGCAGACTCATTATTGAATGTGAAATGGGCAGCACAGACCTTGGAAAAAAGGGGTGAAGCGAAACCCAAAGTGAACGTGAAGCAATCTGTGGTTAAAGTTGTGTCATCCCCCAAATTGGCCCCAAAACGTAAGGCAGTGGAGATGCACCTTGCTGTCACTGCCGCTGTGAAGCCACTCAGCTCCAGCAGCGTCCTACAGGAACCCCCAGCCAAAAAGGCAGCTGTGGATGCTGTTGTCCTGCTTGTCTCCGAGGACAAATCAGTCACTGTGCCTGAAGCAGAAAATCCTAGagacagtctttttttctttttctttttctttgtcttttttctttctttcttttttttaatatactgtaagttttag